Genomic DNA from Klebsiella variicola:
CAACACCACCATCCTGCTTATCGAACACGATATGAAGCTGGTGATGGGCATTTCCGATCGCATCTACGTCGTGAACCAGGGGACGCCGCTGGCCAACGGGACGCCGGAAGAGATTCGTAATAACCCGGACGTGATCCGCGCATACCTTGGTGAGGCATAAGATGGAAAACGCGATGTTAACTTTTGACAACGTCAGCGCCCACTACGGCAAGATTCAGGCGCTGCACAACGTCAGCCTGCATATCAAACAGGGCGAGATCGTTACGCTGATCGGCGCCAACGGCGCGGGGAAAACCACCCTGCTTGGCACGCTGTGCGGCGATCCGCGCGCCTCCAGCGGGCGCATTGTCTTTGACGGTAAGGATATTACCGACTGGCAGACGGCGAAAATCATGCGTGAAGCGGTGGCGATCGTCCCGGAAGGGCGGCGCGTCTTTTCGCGTATGACGGTGGAAGAGAACCTGGCGATGGGCGGTTTCTTTGCCGACCGCGATCAGTTCCAGACCCGCATCAAATGGGTGTATGAGCTGTTCCCGCGTCTGCATGAACGCCGTATTCAGCGCGCCGGCACCATGTCCGGCGGCGAGC
This window encodes:
- the livF gene encoding high-affinity branched-chain amino acid ABC transporter ATP-binding protein LivF, producing the protein MENAMLTFDNVSAHYGKIQALHNVSLHIKQGEIVTLIGANGAGKTTLLGTLCGDPRASSGRIVFDGKDITDWQTAKIMREAVAIVPEGRRVFSRMTVEENLAMGGFFADRDQFQTRIKWVYELFPRLHERRIQRAGTMSGGEQQMLAIGRALMSQPRLLLLDEPSLGLAPIIIQQIFDTIEQLREQGMTIFLVEQNANQALKLADRGYVLENGHVVLEDTGDALLANEAVRSAYLGG